The Chionomys nivalis chromosome 4, mChiNiv1.1, whole genome shotgun sequence genome contains the following window.
AGAAGTCTTAAAAATGCCAAGGTATTAAATGAGTACACACATAGGTGAgctgtgcacttgtgtgtatatatgttgggTATAAACACTTTAAGGATGATTGTACAGTTCACTAATGTAATGGCCAGGAATACAGAGGAGAGATTTAATGATGTGGCCATGTTGGTAGAAGCAACTAGAACAGTGTTCTGGCATTTTATTTGTGGCCctgacatgttttatttttaaataggaaatgaaTTTAAGCTGTTTAACTGGGCAGGCTTGATCATTGCTCAGTTGATCTAAGAAGAACCTATTGCTTGAGGGGATGGACTGGTTCTCAAAAGATTTTGCACTTGTTCCAAAGTGCAAAATTAACTTCATGGATGATTGCTCTAATTCAGGGAGTTAACAGCAGTTCCTGGACTTGATCGACTCAGACAACGATTAATTCCTTGTTTAATACGCTTAtacacagaggcaagcagataacCCAAAGAAAAGGAGTCAGGCACAGAGTGAAGAAAGAAGCCACAGGTTTCTATTTTGCCTTTGGCTGATGAGAAAATAGAGAGGTTTGGAAGAGTATTGACAGGGGCTCCTCAGCATTTCAGATAGCACATTCTGTGTTTTGTTGAGATGCAATTATTTTATTAAGAGAGAAATGTTGGGGGAATGAACAAGAGCCAGGAAAGGCTGGCATGTGGCAGCAGTGGGCAAGAACTACGCTCAGTAGTGCCTCTCCACACCTCCCCGTTCCCTTTTCTGATCCCCAGGTTCCCTGTTAGAAGTGGGTCTTTCTGATATTCTCCCAGAATATGCAGTGGCCAGGAGCCAAGCAACCAGTGGTGGGGGCagtgagaaaagggagaaagagtcaTCAAGGAATCAGAGTGGACACCCACAGGCAACAAGACATTGACTAAGGAGTTGAATCAATGGGTTAATGTTTGTGGATGCTGTGTACAACAATTAAGGAAAATTTAGCAAAGAACCAAAACAACATATAGGAACTTCATTAACTTTATACCATCTGTGGAGACATGGCCAGTTCTATGACCTTATGGAACTCTTCAGAATTGGTAGAAAATCACAGAGGCAAAGTATCAGTTTATAGGTGACATGCGAACAGAAGTAATAATTCCCTGGAGCCTATGACTGCTCTTGTAGCATTGAAAGCTTTATCTTCAGAATGTATTATAGTATTGTCTAGAAAGCCAAAAAAGAGAAGTCACTCAAGTACATGACTTTTATTGTTAATACCTATAAAACTATGGAAGTGccattgtgtgaatgtatttTGCAGATCTATTTGATTGTCTTCTACTTAGAGATGTAAAAGATGGACAGATGACCTCTTCCATCCATGGACATACTGGCTTAAAAACAAGACAGTTTCTATGTCTTTCTGTAACCAAGAGTGACCTGTCTTGACATTAGGTCAcattgtggatcaagatgtaccACACTAATGATGACCATTTAGTGCAGCTGGAGAATTCAGTATACTTTGCTTTGAATTAATCAGTCCAGCAGTTCGCTTGCTGTATTTATAgtaactatttttcttttgactGGTTAAGCAAGAAGGGCAACAGTGTGATTTGCCTCCTTTGTTCTCACTTGAAaagtgttccaggacagacagtacTTCTCAGTTCACAGGATCATCATGCCTGACTCCCTCAGGACACAATCCTGGGGCAAGAGTAGAAGCAAGGAAGCCAAGCAATAAAGCTATTGGCTGGTCAAGATAACAATGGCTCAGATGATGACAAGGGCAGTGGAGATAGGGAAAATCTATGCAGCTGTGGAGAAGCCAGTAGGTAGAATGGATGAGGTTTGCTCACTCTCCTTTAAGGATGGGACAAAGGGAGTTCTAACAACCAACTCCAAGATTTGTCAAGCCCTGCAGCCCAGAAACAGGAGCAGGTTTGGGGAATCAGAGAGGTCACAACTTTTAAGATCCAGGAGTCTGTCCTGAGGGAGTCAGGCATGATGATCCTGGGAACTGAGAAGTACTGTCTGTCCTGGAAAATTAATAATGATGTAATTTAGATGTAACAGCCCAAGGACAGGCCAGCCTCTCCTCTCAAGTGAGAAAATAGCCTGTACCTTCCACAGGAAGCTGCTGAAGACGAGGGTTGCAGGATGTGCGCTCTGTTTGTGCTGGGGATGGTTTTTCTGTCTTACCCGTATTGGGGTAAGTCCTGGCAATGAGGATGCAGCTGGTGGTTCCTTAAGAAGTTTCTAGATGCTGGGAAAGGAGGTGTTTTTAAAACtggctctggggctgtggatGTCTGTGAGACTGTGACAAGGGAGactgatttttcttctctttgtaggTGACCTTCAGAAAGTTGGACAAGGTATGCCCATGGCTGTTGTAAAATCTTTGGTAAACAGTTCATTTGTGACATGTTTAGGAGTAAACCCCCCTTCCATGGCATCCTCAGAATCCAGGCTTCTCCTGGCACAGGTACTCTGTTTCTGTTAGTAAGGAGGTGATAATACCTTTGTTTCCTTTTACCCATTACTGACAAAATATTCAGAATCTTGTCATGTAGACAAGATGTTTATTACTTGAGCCCTCTGGGTAAATTCTACAGGAATCCTGATCTCCTCAAATGGTAGACCTTTGGTTCGTGTCTATAAACTTCTCTTTCatgttcccagcacttgggagacaaagagaggtggatctctatgtCTGGACTACATtaagagtttcaggacagccagggctatatagagagaccttgtatcaaacagaacagaacaaagcaaagcaaagcaaaatgttTCTCTCTCACTCAAATCTTATGGGAGTCCTATTTGGGGAAGGTTAGAAGCAGTGAATTAATATTTAACTTCCCACGGAGAAGGCTCCAATTGCAGAATTTTCTTTGAGATTGCATTCACCAAGTACTTCTTTGTGTATCTCGAAGATCTTGGAACAATGTGTTATAAATGCAAGAAGTATCATCTTGGGCTATGCTATGACGTCATGAGTTCCTGCACCCTGAAGCATAGACAGTCCTGTGCTGCTGAGAACTTTTACATACTCACAAGAAAAGGTAATGTAGGGAATAGAGTGATGGGCAGCTAACCATACCTTCCCTTCTAAATAATAGTGCTCTTTGCGCTTTGGATGAGTGGGAGAGTGGAGTTGATGAGGATGAGTGGTCTTGTACAGGGGTGGAAAGATGGACCTTTCCCTAAGATAACTAAGTGATGGAGGGGTATCAACTTTACTCAACTCTGGAATAAATCCCTTCTCTGGGTTAGCAGTGAGTAAAGAAAGGCTATGATGGTTTGAAGATGAGCTATTACCAGGAATATAGAAGGATTGAATagtctttaaaattctttctctcttgcactTCCTCAGGCCAGAGCATGTATCATTACACAAGACTGTCATGTATGACCAACTGTGAGGACATCAACTTCCTGAGTTATGAAAAGAGAATAGAACTCATCTGTTGCAAACATAGTAGCTATTGTAACCTCCCAATGGGACTCTAGTTATGAGTTCCTATGGATTTGGCATCATTCTTCAACTTAccacccactccctctcctccaaaGTCTGTATTTGCTCTCCTCTCCTAACTAATGGTAAATGAGAAAGTCATTTAGCAGTGCAAAGGGGAGTGGTCATGGGAGAAATTGGGCTGGGAGCTCAACCTCATTGCCAAGCAAATATTTGTAAATTGTTTTTCTCAGATCTGACAGAGCACTTGGGTTTGCTGACAATGCTGCTAGTTGTGAATAGGCTTAGAATTAGCTAGCCCCTATATGAAAACATGAAGTCTTGGCTCAAAATGTTATCCTAACTTTGTAAGAGAAATCTGTGTATAATCTCATCTGCTCTGTACCAATTGAATTGGGATTCTCTTTGGACTAGCTCTGAGACTTCCTGGCACAATACTTTCTCTCAAGAATTCTGAAGGTAGGAAGGAGATGATTCCTGCTTTTCAATGTGCTGATGATCTGATACAAATCTTTGCCTGTTAGATTTCATGGGGGGACATCTCTGGtgagaaaaagctaaacaaacagAGAGATTAAACAACAATACTTTAGAAACTTGCGGAAATTGTCATTGATGCAGAAgcagttagtgtgtgtgtggatcTGATTCGTATTATCAAGGCTCTTGGTTGAACCAGGTGATTGGATTGGGGACTGAGGCCTTGTTCAAAATTGGCTACTCAACTCCTTCTGATGGGaatgaagaaaaaagggaaaatgggtTTCTATTGTGGTTAAAGGTAACAGAATATGTAGGGATAGCATGAGGTACCATGttctagcttcatttctgttgctgggataaaacattCTAACCCAAACCATCTGAAgttaggaaagggtttatctggcttatacTTCTAGATCttagtccatcatggagggaagtcaggacaggaactcaaggcaggagcctggaggcagaaaccaAAGAGGAACAGTGCTTGATAGCATATCTGTAGGCCTCTACTTAGCTAGCTTTCTCATACAACCCAAGACCCCCTGTTTAGGAATGGTActacccacagtggtctgggttGTC
Protein-coding sequences here:
- the Pate2 gene encoding prostate and testis expressed protein 2 — translated: MCALFVLGMVFLSYPYWGDLQKVGQDLGTMCYKCKKYHLGLCYDVMSSCTLKHRQSCAAENFYILTRKGQSMYHYTRLSCMTNCEDINFLSYEKRIELICCKHSSYCNLPMGL